In Diabrotica undecimpunctata isolate CICGRU chromosome 4, icDiaUnde3, whole genome shotgun sequence, a single genomic region encodes these proteins:
- the LOC140440063 gene encoding regucalcin-like isoform X2, with product MNELKITKLTTPIHHGEGPYWCPESKVLLYTDTFKATLYKLKTNRDTPMSPECFKLPNHDTVGFAIPIKDKKDTWVVCGDRQMYELKWPDKGKVQFKQIHTVEKDKPKNQFNDGKADIHGRIWGGTLKRETDLSVPEFGGSLYMFDHNLREHEKIPNVSISNGLAWSKDNTKFFFIDSATKDIEKWDYDAKTGEISNKKIVINIKEHGYSGIPDGMTIDEDDNLWIALFGGHEVIQVDPKYGKVLRNVRIPASYVTSVTWGGPNFDILYVTTSQAHLDEKQLKDEPDAGCVFALSGLGVKGVPPN from the exons tGAGCTAAAGATAACGAAATTAACTACACCAATTCATCATGGAGAAGGGCCATATTGGTGCCCAGAatctaaagttttattatatacAGATACTTTTAAGGCAACTTTGTACAAATTAAAAACTAACAGAGATACACCAATGTCGCCGGAATGTTTTAAGTTAC CTAATCATGATACTGTAGGTTTTGCAATAccaataaaagataaaaaagacaCTTGGGTTGTATGCGGTGATCGGCAAATGTATGAATTAAAATGGCCAGACAAGGGAAAAGTACAATTTAAACAAATACATACTGTAGAAAAGGATAAACCAAAAAATCAGTTTAATGACGGTAAAGCCGATATACATGGAAGAATTTGGGGAG GCACTTTAAAAAGAGAAACTGATTTATCAGTTCCTGAATTTGGTGGCTCGCTTTATATGTTTGATCATAATCTTAGAGAACATGAAAAAATTCCGAATGTCAGTATAAGTAACGGATTAGCTTGGTCTAAAGATAATACGaaatttttctttattgacagTGCTACAAAAGATATAGAAAAATGGGACTATGATGCTAAGACGGGGGAAATat CTAATAAAAAGATAGTTATAAACATTAAAGAACACGGATACTCAGGTATACCTGATGGAATGACCATTGATGAAGATGACAATCTGTGGATTGCTTTATTTGGAGGCCATGAA gTTATCCAAGTAGATCCTAAATATGGAAAAGTATTAAGGAACGTTAGAATACCTGCTTCTTATGTCACGTCTGTAACCTGGGGTGGTCCCAATTTTGATATATTGTATGTAACAACTTCTCAAGCTCACCTAGATGAAAAACAATTGAAGGATGAACCTGATGCTGGATGTGTATTTGCTCTCTCAGGATTGGGTGTTAAAGGAGTTCCACCTAATTAG
- the LOC140440063 gene encoding regucalcin-like isoform X1, with product MNELKITKLTTPIHHGEGPYWCPESKVLLYTDTFKATLYKLKTNRDTPMSPECFKLPNHDTVGFAIPIKDKKDTWVVCGDRQMYELKWPDKGKVQFKQIHTVEKDKPKNQFNDGKADIHGRIWGGTLKRETDLSVPEFGGSLYMFDHNLREHEKIPNVSISNGLAWSKDNTKFFFIDSATKDIEKWDYDAKTGEISNKKIVINIKEHGYSGIPDGMTIDEDDNLWIALFGGHEVIQVESKYGRVLRNIRIPASYVTSVTWGGPNFDILYVTTSQAHLDEKQLKDEPDAGCVFALSGLGVKGIPPNQAIINKCYC from the exons tGAGCTAAAGATAACGAAATTAACTACACCAATTCATCATGGAGAAGGGCCATATTGGTGCCCAGAatctaaagttttattatatacAGATACTTTTAAGGCAACTTTGTACAAATTAAAAACTAACAGAGATACACCAATGTCGCCGGAATGTTTTAAGTTAC CTAATCATGATACTGTAGGTTTTGCAATAccaataaaagataaaaaagacaCTTGGGTTGTATGCGGTGATCGGCAAATGTATGAATTAAAATGGCCAGACAAGGGAAAAGTACAATTTAAACAAATACATACTGTAGAAAAGGATAAACCAAAAAATCAGTTTAATGACGGTAAAGCCGATATACATGGAAGAATTTGGGGAG GCACTTTAAAAAGAGAAACTGATTTATCAGTTCCTGAATTTGGTGGCTCGCTTTATATGTTTGATCATAATCTTAGAGAACATGAAAAAATTCCGAATGTCAGTATAAGTAACGGATTAGCTTGGTCTAAAGATAATACGaaatttttctttattgacagTGCTACAAAAGATATAGAAAAATGGGACTATGATGCTAAGACGGGGGAAATat CTAATAAAAAGATAGTTATAAACATTAAAGAACACGGATACTCAGGTATACCTGATGGAATGACCATTGATGAAGATGACAATCTGTGGATTGCTTTATTTGGAGGCCATGAA GTTATCCAAGTAGAATCAAAATATGGAAGAGTATTAAGGAACATTAGAATACCTGCTTCTTATGTCACGTCTGTAACTTGGGGTGGTCCGAATTTTGATATATTGTATGTAACAACTTCTCAAGCTCATCTGGATGAAAAACAATTGAAGGATGAACCTGATGCTGGATGTGTATTCGCCCTCTCAGGATTGGGTGTCAAAGGAATTCCGCCTAATCAAGCCATTATTAACAAATGTTACTGTTAG